Proteins encoded by one window of Candidatus Poribacteria bacterium:
- a CDS encoding sulfatase-like hydrolase/transferase translates to MPLKERPNLLIIMSDEHAPMFSGPYGHPFVQTPHMDRLAEDGATFANAYCNSPLCTPSRMSFMTGRYIHKIGAWDNAAPLRPDAVTWAHLLRAEGYDVVLSGKQHFGGMDQFHGFRAQLARDLHAERQHGLTDWDNGTPPAPRPWQGLAQARPGTTEEIEVDDFAEVEALAYLRDPARQEQPWALNVSFIAPHFPLIVPQRFWDLYPLDEIDLPDIPEGHLENQHPVYQRMRRMFGCVDFPEELVRRGRAGYYGLITYLDEKIGNLLQTLEETGQSENTVVIYTSDHGEMNGEHGMWRKSNFYEASARVPLQIMFPDEMCAGRQVDEVVSLVDLTATLVDIAGAQPVCQLDGDSLLPLMQRTRRDWKDFAFSEYLAHGVERPMAMVRKGRYKYNYSLGDPPELYDIAEDPGEFRNLANDEAYQAICQELGAQLLAEWDPIEIEKQVRTSQKARILIDQVTEGQWRKPPNK, encoded by the coding sequence ATGCCCTTAAAAGAACGCCCTAATCTCCTCATCATTATGTCCGACGAACACGCACCGATGTTCAGCGGTCCCTACGGACATCCCTTTGTTCAAACGCCGCACATGGACAGACTCGCTGAAGACGGTGCCACTTTCGCAAACGCTTACTGCAATTCGCCCCTCTGTACGCCGTCTCGGATGTCGTTTATGACAGGTCGGTATATCCACAAAATCGGGGCGTGGGACAACGCTGCACCCTTGCGTCCAGATGCTGTCACATGGGCGCACCTCTTACGAGCAGAAGGTTACGATGTTGTACTCTCTGGGAAACAGCATTTCGGGGGGATGGATCAGTTCCACGGATTTCGTGCGCAACTCGCCCGTGATCTACACGCAGAACGACAGCACGGACTTACGGACTGGGATAACGGTACACCACCAGCACCCCGTCCATGGCAAGGTCTTGCACAGGCACGTCCGGGAACAACTGAGGAAATTGAAGTCGATGACTTCGCGGAGGTAGAAGCACTGGCGTATCTCCGAGATCCGGCACGACAGGAACAGCCGTGGGCACTCAACGTTTCGTTTATCGCACCGCATTTTCCACTCATCGTGCCCCAACGATTTTGGGACCTCTACCCACTTGACGAGATTGATCTCCCTGACATTCCGGAGGGACACCTCGAAAACCAGCATCCTGTCTATCAACGGATGCGGCGTATGTTCGGTTGTGTTGATTTTCCAGAAGAACTTGTCCGTCGTGGGAGGGCAGGCTATTATGGATTGATTACCTACCTTGACGAAAAGATTGGCAACTTGCTTCAGACGCTTGAGGAGACCGGACAGTCGGAGAATACGGTTGTCATTTACACCAGTGACCACGGTGAGATGAACGGTGAGCACGGCATGTGGCGCAAGTCGAATTTCTATGAGGCATCCGCTCGCGTCCCGCTACAGATTATGTTCCCTGACGAAATGTGTGCCGGTAGACAGGTTGATGAAGTCGTTTCGCTTGTGGATTTAACGGCAACGCTTGTTGATATTGCAGGCGCGCAGCCTGTCTGTCAACTTGATGGGGATAGTCTGTTGCCTTTGATGCAGCGCACCAGAAGGGACTGGAAAGATTTCGCGTTCTCCGAATACCTCGCGCATGGGGTTGAACGACCGATGGCGATGGTGCGGAAGGGACGGTATAAATACAACTATAGTCTCGGTGATCCACCGGAACTTTACGACATCGCCGAGGATCCGGGTGAATTTCGGAATCTCGCCAATGACGAGGCATATCAAGCGATTTGCCAAGAACTTGGGGCACAACTATTGGCAGAGTGGGATCCAATTGAGATCGAAAAGCAGGTTCGGACGAGTCAAAAAGCCCGTATCCTGATAGATCAAGTCACTGAGGGACAATGGCGAAAGCCGCCTAATAAGTGA
- a CDS encoding 5'-nucleotidase C-terminal domain-containing protein produces MQNKEPVVPNVIGLKAHITKIAFSILLLGILTPAFSQNEEAPSSKITLQLLHAADMEGGIEALKNAPRFSSVLNALKTEVEDTVIIGAGDSYIPGPFFAAANNESLREVLGREGSGRADILMLNAMGFMAGALGNHEFDAGTGTLASLIAADRDYVGTAFPFLSANLDFSLDSNLASLVVEQGQEASTIPNSITKSVVITTPSGEKVGVVGMTTPQLGSLSVPGNVGIAPTDPNDIAALAAIVQESVDALTAAGINKIILTGHLQQISLDEEIAMHVKDVDIIIAGGSNALLADETDRLHPGDTADRPYPILAQSATSEPIAIVGTDGNYRYVGRLVVDFDEAGVLVPESIDAAVSGAFVTDEQGVMDTGNAEPAARVVEITEAVRNIVIAKDGNIFGQTSVYLNGNRGSVRTEETNIGNLIAEANFAAGKRVDPSVVVSLKNGGGIRAPIGVAAYGELLPPPANALVDKAIGQISQIDIENTLRFNNGLTLLTLSAAELLEVIEHTVAASGGGSTPGRFPQIAGMAFSFDTSLPEGSRVQSLVITDADGNLMDTIAQNGEIVGNADRTFRMVTITFLVDGGDDYPYANFPNTHRVDLTEVMTEEQSGGKATFAGPGTEQDALAEYLAVNFSETPFAIADVGPENDERIQNLEFRADSLMMPVLSENAYDIALSKGLNMISLPLMPDKPYTARSFMEKTGATTVIELDAAAQRLIGFTANSTGNGFSIEGGKGYIVNVPTPKVISFTGSAWNNTGPTAAAAPMLPSIPKTWAFVLRAQLEGISGVTLTVYNGHTRVAEAVDSNNFHATWADIDRQAVVSVGDILTIEVRDTTGDLIRTLQHKISATDIHRAFSQLRLTPADLIPKRTVLLANYPNPFNPETWLPYQLANDAEVEIHIYSSAGRLVRHLDLGFQQAGYYIGKSRAAYWDGRNDLGERLASGVYFYQLRTPNSSATRKMVIRK; encoded by the coding sequence ATGCAGAATAAGGAACCTGTCGTTCCGAATGTTATAGGGCTGAAAGCCCACATTACAAAAATAGCTTTCTCAATTTTACTGTTAGGTATTCTCACACCTGCCTTCTCCCAAAACGAAGAGGCCCCCTCGTCTAAAATTACACTGCAACTGCTCCACGCAGCAGACATGGAGGGCGGCATTGAAGCACTCAAAAACGCGCCTCGCTTCTCATCGGTGCTGAACGCACTCAAAACCGAGGTTGAAGATACAGTTATCATCGGTGCAGGAGATAGTTACATTCCCGGTCCATTTTTCGCAGCTGCCAATAACGAGAGCCTTCGTGAAGTATTGGGAAGAGAAGGTTCAGGACGCGCCGATATTCTGATGCTCAATGCGATGGGTTTTATGGCAGGAGCACTCGGTAACCATGAATTTGACGCAGGCACCGGTACACTTGCGAGTTTGATTGCAGCAGATAGAGATTATGTCGGTACAGCGTTCCCATTCTTGAGCGCGAACTTAGATTTCAGTCTTGATAGTAACCTCGCTTCCCTTGTTGTTGAACAGGGACAGGAAGCGAGTACAATTCCGAACAGTATCACTAAGAGTGTAGTTATCACTACGCCTTCGGGCGAAAAAGTCGGTGTTGTTGGCATGACAACGCCACAACTCGGCAGCCTTTCTGTACCTGGGAACGTCGGAATTGCCCCGACAGATCCGAACGATATAGCGGCACTGGCAGCTATCGTTCAAGAATCCGTTGACGCATTGACGGCAGCCGGCATTAATAAGATTATTCTCACCGGACATCTCCAACAGATTAGCCTTGATGAAGAAATCGCAATGCACGTCAAAGATGTTGACATCATCATCGCCGGTGGTTCCAACGCGCTTCTCGCAGATGAAACAGATCGTCTCCATCCCGGCGATACTGCGGACCGCCCCTACCCAATCCTGGCACAATCCGCAACAAGCGAACCAATTGCGATTGTAGGGACAGACGGGAATTACCGATACGTTGGGCGATTAGTCGTCGATTTTGACGAAGCAGGTGTCTTAGTTCCTGAATCCATTGACGCTGCAGTTAGCGGTGCATTCGTCACCGACGAACAAGGGGTTATGGATACTGGCAATGCAGAACCTGCAGCACGTGTGGTCGAAATCACAGAAGCGGTCCGGAATATCGTGATTGCAAAAGATGGCAATATTTTCGGACAAACGAGTGTCTATCTGAACGGAAACCGCGGTTCTGTCCGTACGGAAGAAACCAACATCGGTAACCTAATCGCCGAGGCAAATTTTGCCGCAGGGAAACGGGTTGACCCGAGCGTAGTTGTGTCTCTGAAAAATGGCGGAGGCATCCGCGCCCCAATTGGCGTGGCTGCCTATGGAGAATTGCTCCCACCGCCTGCGAATGCCTTGGTTGATAAAGCGATAGGTCAGATTTCACAGATCGACATCGAAAATACACTTCGGTTTAACAACGGATTGACACTTTTGACCTTAAGCGCAGCGGAATTGCTTGAAGTCATCGAACACACAGTTGCTGCCTCCGGTGGCGGCTCAACCCCCGGACGTTTCCCACAAATCGCAGGTATGGCGTTCAGTTTTGATACTTCACTGCCAGAGGGTTCAAGGGTTCAGTCGCTTGTCATTACCGACGCAGATGGAAACTTGATGGACACAATTGCTCAGAATGGCGAAATCGTGGGTAATGCGGATCGCACGTTCCGAATGGTCACGATCACTTTCCTTGTCGATGGCGGCGATGACTATCCGTATGCTAATTTCCCGAATACGCATCGCGTTGACCTTACTGAAGTGATGACAGAGGAACAGTCGGGTGGAAAAGCGACCTTCGCTGGTCCCGGTACAGAGCAAGATGCCCTTGCAGAATATCTCGCGGTGAACTTCTCCGAAACACCGTTTGCTATTGCGGATGTTGGTCCCGAAAACGATGAACGTATTCAGAATCTTGAATTCCGTGCCGACAGTCTGATGATGCCTGTGCTAAGTGAAAACGCTTATGATATAGCACTCAGCAAAGGTCTAAACATGATCAGTTTACCGCTGATGCCGGACAAACCTTACACAGCGCGTTCCTTTATGGAAAAAACCGGCGCGACCACTGTTATTGAACTCGATGCCGCTGCGCAAAGGTTGATCGGATTTACAGCAAACTCAACTGGAAATGGATTCTCAATTGAAGGCGGGAAGGGTTATATTGTCAACGTCCCTACACCGAAGGTCATCAGTTTCACAGGTAGTGCATGGAACAATACAGGACCGACAGCTGCAGCGGCACCTATGTTACCATCAATCCCGAAAACGTGGGCATTTGTCCTTCGCGCGCAGCTTGAAGGCATCAGTGGCGTTACGCTCACTGTCTATAACGGGCACACCAGAGTCGCCGAGGCGGTTGATAGTAACAATTTTCATGCTACTTGGGCAGATATAGACCGTCAGGCAGTTGTCTCTGTCGGTGACATACTGACGATCGAAGTCCGTGACACAACTGGAGATCTGATTCGCACACTCCAACACAAAATTAGTGCGACAGATATTCACCGAGCGTTCAGCCAACTGCGACTCACACCGGCTGACTTAATCCCGAAACGGACTGTACTACTTGCCAATTATCCGAATCCGTTCAACCCGGAAACGTGGTTGCCGTATCAATTGGCAAATGACGCTGAAGTCGAGATTCATATCTATTCATCAGCAGGACGACTCGTCCGGCATTTGGACCTCGGATTCCAACAGGCGGGTTATTACATCGGGAAGTCACGTGCTGCTTACTGGGATGGTCGTAATGATCTGGGTGAACGGCTCGCTTCAGGTGTCTATTTTTACCAGTTAAGGACACCTAATTCATCAGCAACACGTAAGATGGTCATCAGGAAATAG
- a CDS encoding sulfatase translates to MSRSINKRPNLVYVFADQLRYQSCGYAGDTRAHTPNIDRFATEGVNFCNAVSGSPMCAPYRASLFTGKYASSTGMAINELRMNPNHDCFGHVLHRNGYQTSYIGKWHLWANQLGRHNDPKNSYIPPGQHRLGFDGEWSAYNFHHLYFDAYYHKDSPEKIVLPGYEPDGQTDLAIDYLKRASTGDDPFALFLSIGTPHDPWTQDNVPTDGYETFRDVEFRLPPNYRDENDPYGDTWATMSPAERTALPEWMRVYYAMTANLDRNIGRLLQAVDDLGLRDDTIFVFTSDHGEMFGAQGRRAKNIFYEEAVRVPFLVQWQGQVPAGHVSDACLNTPDIMPTLLAMMELPIPKDVEGVDLSNTAFNQPTDEPDAAFMQGMGCTAKWEDGYEWRALRTKQHTYAVHRPARSEKLFDNIADPFQTRSLIDGPESTELRERFRTMLQQRMDVLNDTFETCTWCRDNWTEDRIILRTATLT, encoded by the coding sequence ATGTCTCGTTCAATAAATAAGCGACCGAATCTCGTTTATGTTTTCGCAGATCAACTCCGTTACCAGTCGTGTGGCTATGCTGGGGATACCCGCGCGCACACGCCAAATATTGATCGTTTTGCTACGGAGGGTGTGAATTTCTGTAACGCTGTCTCTGGAAGTCCGATGTGCGCGCCCTATCGCGCCTCGCTTTTCACTGGCAAATACGCCAGTAGCACCGGCATGGCGATTAATGAACTCCGCATGAATCCGAATCATGACTGCTTCGGGCATGTTTTGCATCGCAACGGTTACCAGACAAGTTACATCGGAAAATGGCATCTGTGGGCGAATCAATTGGGGAGGCACAATGATCCCAAGAATTCCTACATTCCGCCGGGACAACATCGCCTCGGTTTCGATGGAGAGTGGTCGGCATACAATTTTCATCACTTGTATTTTGACGCGTATTATCACAAGGATTCGCCTGAAAAGATCGTGCTTCCCGGATATGAACCGGACGGGCAGACCGATTTGGCAATTGATTACCTGAAACGGGCATCAACAGGAGACGACCCTTTCGCGCTTTTCCTCTCAATCGGGACACCGCACGATCCGTGGACCCAAGACAACGTTCCAACCGATGGTTATGAGACGTTCCGAGACGTTGAGTTCCGGCTGCCACCAAACTATCGCGATGAGAACGATCCTTACGGCGATACGTGGGCAACTATGTCCCCCGCAGAACGTACCGCGCTGCCTGAGTGGATGCGCGTCTATTATGCGATGACTGCGAATCTGGATCGGAATATTGGGCGGTTGCTGCAAGCCGTTGATGACCTTGGATTGCGCGACGATACAATTTTTGTTTTCACCTCCGATCACGGTGAGATGTTTGGTGCGCAGGGTCGTCGTGCGAAGAACATCTTTTATGAGGAAGCGGTGCGCGTTCCATTTCTGGTCCAGTGGCAAGGACAAGTTCCGGCTGGGCACGTTTCAGATGCTTGCTTGAACACGCCGGACATCATGCCGACGCTGCTGGCGATGATGGAGCTGCCAATTCCGAAAGATGTTGAGGGTGTAGATTTGAGTAACACTGCCTTTAATCAACCCACTGATGAACCGGATGCAGCGTTTATGCAGGGAATGGGATGTACTGCCAAATGGGAGGACGGTTATGAGTGGCGGGCACTGCGTACAAAGCAACATACATACGCTGTCCATCGTCCGGCCCGAAGTGAGAAACTTTTCGATAATATTGCTGACCCGTTCCAAACTCGTAGTCTGATTGATGGTCCGGAATCGACCGAACTCCGAGAACGGTTCCGAACGATGTTGCAGCAACGCATGGATGTGCTTAACGATACCTTTGAGACGTGTACGTGGTGTCGTGATAATTGGACCGAAGATCGGATTATCCTCCGTACAGCGACGTTAACCTAA
- a CDS encoding D-TA family PLP-dependent enzyme — translation MDKKYRIQNVETIPSPSLVVYLAQVQYNIEHAIATVDGDVSKLRPHAKTHKTAEIIAMERDAGILKHKCATLREAEMLAQNGIADILIAYQMVGPNVNRFVSLQERYLDADFKVVVDHQEAVTALSSAAAKSGLTVKVMLDLDVGMNRTGIPVGDAAVDVYAQIEAADGLQPWGLHVYDGHIHDEDLAERKTSCSKSLAQVEEMQDRLAAKGLEVPLIVMGGTPTFPIYAETPGVETSPGTFIFHDHGYTTRYPDLGFTPAALLLSRIISIPTLHRITLDLGHKAIAADPDGVRGVVLSIDDAEVSMQHEEHWAINVPDSTPMHIGQEIYVCPTHICPCVALHPFYYLVDTDGYCRGTWEVTARNRSAA, via the coding sequence ATGGATAAAAAATACCGTATTCAGAACGTTGAGACGATACCGAGTCCATCGCTGGTCGTCTATCTCGCACAGGTTCAATATAATATTGAGCATGCGATTGCTACTGTTGATGGGGATGTCTCAAAGCTCAGACCGCATGCGAAGACGCATAAAACCGCCGAGATTATCGCTATGGAGCGTGATGCTGGTATTCTCAAACACAAATGCGCGACGTTGCGGGAAGCAGAGATGCTGGCACAGAACGGTATAGCTGATATTCTGATTGCCTACCAGATGGTGGGACCCAACGTCAACCGTTTTGTTTCGCTACAGGAGAGGTATCTTGATGCTGATTTTAAGGTCGTTGTCGATCATCAAGAGGCAGTAACCGCGCTCTCTTCAGCAGCGGCGAAGTCCGGTTTGACCGTCAAAGTTATGCTGGATCTGGATGTAGGAATGAACCGCACAGGGATACCGGTCGGTGATGCTGCTGTAGATGTCTATGCGCAAATTGAAGCGGCGGACGGATTGCAACCGTGGGGACTGCACGTCTACGATGGGCATATCCACGATGAAGACCTTGCGGAACGAAAAACGTCCTGTAGCAAGAGTCTCGCACAGGTAGAGGAGATGCAGGATAGGCTGGCTGCTAAAGGACTCGAAGTGCCGTTGATCGTGATGGGTGGCACACCGACTTTCCCCATCTATGCGGAGACACCGGGTGTTGAGACATCGCCGGGGACGTTCATTTTTCATGATCACGGCTACACGACCCGCTATCCTGATCTCGGTTTTACGCCTGCAGCTTTGCTCCTAAGCCGTATCATTAGTATTCCTACGCTGCATCGGATTACCCTTGATTTGGGACATAAAGCCATCGCTGCGGATCCTGATGGCGTGCGTGGTGTTGTTTTGAGTATTGATGATGCGGAGGTGAGCATGCAGCATGAGGAGCATTGGGCAATTAATGTTCCTGATAGTACCCCGATGCACATCGGACAGGAGATTTACGTTTGCCCGACACATATCTGCCCGTGTGTTGCGCTGCATCCGTTTTACTATCTCGTGGATACCGATGGGTATTGTCGGGGTACATGGGAGGTCACGGCACGCAATAGAAGTGCTGCGTAA
- a CDS encoding AAA family ATPase — protein sequence MNKIRDKQQHPNVEIAVHNFGPIFEATIDLRPLTVFIGPSNTGKTYFSMLLYTLHKAFDGFSGFPNYLIQDLLGEIVYVWDDQPSEAQKESLPIFKKLNTEGQPFKFSDLPQELRDEVQVYIKDPPILLNQLESCLDINSPSDMRKSTGGIRNETAISVEVSEENQKFWDFKMTVTESDTIVHSSVDQNMPLSSGDEPRSDERFGLNSYLRSLNRLNKNSGEIYYLPAARSGIMQSHTVIASSLVARSTRAGFERSAEVPLFPGGMSDFLQKIILYKADKNPNSEMMVIADALESSVLYGKLIWRPSPSGYPEFLYYSWEMEEEIRLSQASSMVSELAPLVLFIRGLIRPGDTLIIEEPEAHLHPGAQTEIAATLARLVRAGVRVVVTTHSDWLLKEIGNLIREGVLKEKGELRKKPHRPESWLLPDEVGAWHFYKEKPVEPLHFTNIDGIEPPDYEELALNLYNRSAGLHNQIEETEGDNTSE from the coding sequence ATGAACAAAATTAGAGATAAACAGCAGCACCCGAACGTCGAAATTGCTGTCCATAATTTCGGTCCGATTTTCGAAGCTACAATAGACCTGCGTCCACTAACGGTGTTTATCGGTCCCAGTAATACTGGCAAAACATATTTCTCCATGCTGCTTTATACGTTGCATAAGGCTTTTGATGGTTTCTCAGGATTTCCTAATTATCTCATTCAAGATTTGCTTGGTGAGATTGTGTATGTGTGGGACGATCAGCCCTCGGAGGCTCAAAAGGAAAGTCTGCCAATCTTCAAAAAACTAAACACAGAAGGACAGCCGTTCAAATTTTCAGATTTGCCCCAAGAACTTCGCGATGAGGTCCAAGTTTACATCAAGGATCCGCCGATTTTACTCAATCAACTTGAGAGTTGCTTAGATATCAATTCTCCGTCGGATATGAGGAAATCAACGGGAGGTATCCGCAATGAAACGGCAATTTCAGTGGAAGTTAGCGAAGAAAATCAGAAATTTTGGGACTTCAAAATGACCGTTACCGAATCAGATACCATCGTCCATTCATCGGTTGATCAAAATATGCCTCTTTCCTCTGGAGACGAACCGAGGTCGGATGAAAGGTTTGGATTGAACAGTTACTTGAGATCCCTCAATAGACTTAACAAAAACTCAGGGGAAATTTACTACTTACCCGCCGCTCGAAGTGGTATCATGCAGAGCCACACGGTAATTGCAAGTTCTCTCGTAGCGCGTTCCACCCGCGCAGGATTTGAGAGATCCGCCGAAGTCCCGCTATTCCCAGGCGGTATGTCGGACTTTTTGCAAAAGATTATCCTCTATAAAGCGGATAAAAACCCTAATAGTGAAATGATGGTTATTGCTGACGCACTAGAATCCAGTGTTCTGTACGGAAAACTTATTTGGAGGCCTTCACCCAGTGGATATCCTGAATTCCTCTACTATTCATGGGAGATGGAGGAAGAAATTCGTCTAAGCCAAGCCTCGTCAATGGTATCCGAACTCGCACCTCTGGTTCTGTTTATCCGAGGACTCATCCGCCCTGGCGATACACTTATTATTGAAGAACCCGAAGCACATTTACATCCGGGTGCCCAGACAGAAATCGCCGCTACCTTAGCGCGTTTGGTGCGTGCTGGAGTGCGCGTGGTAGTAACAACGCATAGCGACTGGCTGCTCAAGGAAATTGGAAATCTAATTCGCGAAGGTGTCCTCAAGGAAAAAGGTGAATTGCGGAAGAAACCTCACAGACCAGAGAGTTGGCTATTACCAGATGAAGTCGGAGCATGGCATTTCTACAAGGAAAAACCGGTGGAACCACTACACTTTACGAACATTGACGGAATAGAGCCCCCAGATTATGAGGAATTAGCACTAAATCTGTATAACCGCTCAGCCGGACTCCATAATCAAATTGAGGAAACAGAAGGCGATAATACCAGTGAATGA
- a CDS encoding Maf family protein — MQTRASTLKVPRLILASASPRRAALLSQIGLTFEVRPSDVVEPPLNVYSNKSASEITRELALMKAKAVAQDCNDGVIIGADTLVSLDGELLGKPVDDADALTMLTHLSGTCHKVVTGVALIDAATGRDSVWSETTQVYFRELSRTEITAYIASGEASDKAGAYGIQGRGAAFVRRIEGCYFNVVGLPLASLVEHLSNFQSNVDI, encoded by the coding sequence ATGCAAACGCGCGCGTCTACTTTAAAAGTCCCGCGTCTGATTTTAGCCTCTGCGTCTCCCCGACGTGCCGCTCTACTATCGCAGATCGGACTAACATTTGAAGTCCGTCCGAGCGATGTTGTGGAGCCCCCACTTAATGTGTATTCAAACAAGTCCGCGAGTGAGATAACGCGCGAACTTGCTTTAATGAAGGCGAAGGCTGTCGCTCAGGATTGCAACGATGGTGTGATTATTGGTGCGGATACCCTGGTATCGCTGGATGGAGAGCTTCTCGGTAAACCAGTTGATGATGCGGATGCCCTGACGATGTTGACACACCTTAGTGGTACCTGCCACAAAGTTGTGACTGGTGTGGCGTTAATTGACGCAGCAACGGGGCGGGACAGTGTCTGGTCGGAGACAACACAGGTTTATTTCCGAGAGTTGTCGAGGACCGAAATAACCGCCTATATTGCGAGTGGGGAAGCATCGGATAAGGCTGGGGCATACGGAATCCAAGGTCGGGGTGCTGCTTTCGTTCGGCGCATTGAGGGATGCTATTTTAATGTGGTTGGACTTCCGTTAGCGAGTCTTGTCGAACACCTATCGAACTTTCAATCCAATGTTGACATCTAA
- a CDS encoding 5-deoxy-glucuronate isomerase: protein MLTSKNYTPTDGYTEIVKPGEMAITKLHFGILNLIPQATFFDHSDDTEVALIALGGHCTLLVGHNGNKANGVLGERSDVFDGEACIGYIPHHTTYEVLADEIGVEIAVCKVPSHSESAAAILDAGESIDDNETHLRIWENTLLDEIGDARRMPTWAEAICLQRFLDGEGSAIFEITRTEDERLAGSSYSEETVRVRLCNNDVLAVPEQQNIVSLTSEGVGYQLWMQSDCP from the coding sequence ATGTTGACATCTAAGAATTACACGCCTACCGACGGTTACACCGAAATTGTGAAACCCGGCGAAATGGCCATCACAAAACTCCATTTCGGAATTCTTAATCTTATCCCGCAAGCAACCTTTTTTGACCATTCTGATGACACCGAAGTCGCTTTGATCGCGTTAGGTGGACACTGTACGTTGTTGGTGGGACATAACGGCAACAAGGCGAACGGCGTTTTGGGTGAACGTTCGGATGTCTTTGATGGAGAGGCGTGTATAGGCTATATCCCACATCACACAACTTATGAGGTTCTTGCAGACGAAATCGGTGTTGAGATTGCGGTGTGCAAAGTGCCATCTCACTCAGAATCCGCAGCGGCTATTTTGGATGCTGGGGAGTCAATAGATGACAATGAGACGCACCTCAGAATTTGGGAAAACACCTTATTGGATGAGATAGGTGATGCGCGCAGGATGCCTACGTGGGCAGAGGCGATCTGTCTCCAGAGGTTTCTTGATGGAGAGGGGAGTGCTATTTTTGAGATCACGCGTACCGAAGATGAGCGGCTCGCAGGTTCATCGTATAGCGAGGAAACGGTACGCGTGCGGTTGTGTAACAACGATGTGTTAGCAGTTCCAGAACAGCAGAACATCGTGTCACTAACATCTGAAGGGGTTGGCTACCAGTTGTGGATGCAATCGGATTGTCCCTGA
- the yajC gene encoding preprotein translocase subunit YajC produces MEALTGLLIPFIAMGAIMYFLLFRPEQAKRKRHQTMLENLTKGDEIVTNGGLHGKILGLSNDKDIILIAVGELNNQEVKVQISRSAVAFLKKGGELIEGE; encoded by the coding sequence ATGGAAGCACTAACAGGTTTACTTATTCCTTTTATCGCGATGGGTGCTATCATGTACTTTTTGCTATTTAGGCCCGAACAAGCCAAACGCAAAAGACATCAGACGATGCTGGAAAATCTGACTAAAGGCGATGAAATTGTAACCAATGGCGGGTTGCACGGCAAAATCCTTGGACTCAGTAACGATAAGGACATTATTCTTATCGCTGTCGGAGAATTGAACAACCAAGAGGTAAAAGTTCAAATCTCACGGAGTGCTGTTGCCTTTCTCAAAAAGGGCGGCGAACTTATCGAAGGTGAGTAA